CCTTCCTGATCTGTAGCAATCAGAAGGGGTATCTTCAATCTTGTAGATAGAGCACCATCCTGCATAATTCCGATGGTGTCGGCGAGAACGGAGAGATCATTGGCATTCCATCCGAAGATCTTGATGCCTCCGATCTTCTTCTCAACAATCCAATCCATAATCACAGGAGAGGCAATCTCCCCTGTATAACCGAGCATCATTACCTGCCCGAGTAATTCATCATTACTCATATCAGCAGCAAGAGAACTTGCAAGATCTTCAGAGGAGAGTTCCGAGTTGAAATCCAGGGAATATAGAGAAGAAAGAGCTCCTGCCGTAATTAAATACAGCAGGAGTAATATGCGAAATGAGGTCACAGACTGTCCTATTTTATAAGCTGAAGGCTTAAATATAGGCTTCTCCCTTAAGGTCGTCAATATAGCCGGATGCAGTATGTGCTGCCACGGCACCGTCAGAAGCAGCTGTAATGATCTGTCTAAAGGGTGTATCACGTACATCACCCACAGCGTAAAGACCTTTTACTGATGATTCCATATGTACATCTGTGATGACATATCCGGTTTCATCCATTTTAACTTCGGGCACAAGCTGTGTCTGAGGTATGGAACCTACAAAGATAAAAGTAGCATCAAAATTTTCTTCATATACTTCATCAGAGTCGGTCTTTGCCAGAACTACGCGGTCTAATTTAGTCTCATTACCCTTGATTTCCTTAACAATAGTGTTGAAACGGACTTCAATATTTGGATTTTTAAGAACTCTGTCCGCAACAGCTTTCTGGGCTCTGAAACGGTCTTTTCTATGGACCATTACAACTTTATCAGTAAGGTTGGCGAGGTAGTTGGCCTCGTCACAGGCAGCATCTCCACCACCCACAACCAGCATTTTTTTATTCTTAAAGAAGGGGCCGTCGCAAGTAGCACAGTAAGATACACCTCTGCCTCCGAACTCTTCTTCTCCCGGTACATCCAGATGTCTGTGTTTAGCACCAGTTGCCAGGACAACGGTTTTTGCAGTAATAGTATCTTTGGAAGTTTCAATGATAAAATCATTTCCCTTCTTACTAACCTTTCTAACAGAAGCTGTCAGAAATTCAGCTCCGAATTTCTGAGCCTGTTTATGCATATCCATTGAAAGC
Above is a window of Oceanispirochaeta sp. M1 DNA encoding:
- the trxB gene encoding thioredoxin-disulfide reductase, which encodes MEKDMVIIGGGIAGLSAAQYGARSNLKTLVIEEMAPGGQALLISDLENYPGFPEPVNGFQLSMDMHKQAQKFGAEFLTASVRKVSKKGNDFIIETSKDTITAKTVVLATGAKHRHLDVPGEEEFGGRGVSYCATCDGPFFKNKKMLVVGGGDAACDEANYLANLTDKVVMVHRKDRFRAQKAVADRVLKNPNIEVRFNTIVKEIKGNETKLDRVVLAKTDSDEVYEENFDATFIFVGSIPQTQLVPEVKMDETGYVITDVHMESSVKGLYAVGDVRDTPFRQIITAASDGAVAAHTASGYIDDLKGEAYI